In Flavobacterium sp. CS20, a single window of DNA contains:
- a CDS encoding T9SS type B sorting domain-containing protein, with the protein MKSRLLYSLILFSIVYSNSWSQISFCQGNTGEAIFEEDFGQGTTNGPPLGASVTTYTFVDQEAQDGQYTISSNLMQLGSFHNIPDNTLGDVNGKALIVNASFDAGLFFQIPISGLCENNPYEFSAFLVNIYDASSAACPGTGIPVNVRFQIWDETDTTLLSEGSTGDIPGTTNPSWEQFAVTFETLPGQTSIILKMLNNGEGGCGNDLAIDDIAFKSCGDLTEIFDEDNTNSLEVCENENIDSLSLTAVPDFSVYDNHFYQWQQSDDNNNWNDIPGETSQTLELNNINSTQFFRVKVSEDLINVNNNLCNSISNVFEINVQSFIPAVSLGDVEICDGESVVLEVQNNSNISIDWYDSPNGGNLLLENSFSFEPDNEGTFYAESTTIVGNCISPTRTPISLTINSTPENETENIAICPGDSVILDAESSNLTYLWSTDETTPQIEVDEAGSFSVERTTPNGRTSTKIFEVAFLDEAVVSDIVSDGRDIIISLENQGDFSFSIDGQNFQTSPIFENVAGGLYNISIQSNDCGIQVIEFPHLEIPQFFTPNADGFNDFFRIPADRFFNEFSIYIFDRYGKLIASGVKAPFVWDGTYQGKALPSQDYWYKLDVDGQTFTGNFTLKR; encoded by the coding sequence ATGAAATCAAGACTTTTATACAGTTTAATCTTATTTTCAATTGTTTACTCGAATAGTTGGTCACAAATAAGTTTTTGCCAAGGCAATACAGGTGAAGCTATTTTTGAAGAAGATTTTGGTCAAGGTACTACTAATGGTCCGCCACTTGGTGCCAGTGTAACAACTTATACATTTGTTGACCAAGAAGCACAAGATGGGCAATACACCATTTCATCAAATTTGATGCAGTTGGGTAGTTTTCATAACATTCCTGATAACACTCTTGGTGACGTTAACGGCAAAGCTCTAATTGTGAATGCATCTTTTGATGCGGGTTTGTTTTTTCAAATTCCCATTAGTGGTTTGTGTGAAAACAATCCCTATGAATTTTCAGCATTTCTTGTAAACATTTATGATGCTTCGTCAGCGGCATGTCCTGGCACAGGTATTCCAGTAAACGTAAGATTTCAAATTTGGGACGAAACCGATACCACACTTCTATCCGAAGGGAGTACTGGTGATATTCCTGGCACAACAAACCCTAGTTGGGAGCAATTTGCTGTTACATTTGAAACTTTGCCAGGGCAAACATCAATAATTCTAAAAATGCTCAACAACGGTGAAGGCGGATGTGGAAATGATTTAGCCATAGACGACATTGCCTTTAAGTCTTGTGGAGATTTAACTGAAATTTTTGATGAAGACAATACTAATAGCCTTGAAGTCTGTGAAAACGAAAATATTGACAGTCTCTCGCTGACAGCTGTACCTGATTTTTCAGTTTATGACAACCATTTTTATCAGTGGCAACAAAGTGATGATAACAACAATTGGAATGATATTCCTGGTGAAACTTCTCAAACTTTAGAGCTTAATAACATTAATTCTACTCAATTTTTTAGAGTCAAAGTTTCAGAAGATTTAATTAATGTGAACAACAATTTGTGTAATAGCATTTCTAATGTATTTGAAATTAATGTCCAAAGTTTTATTCCAGCTGTAAGTTTAGGTGATGTTGAAATTTGTGATGGTGAAAGTGTTGTTTTAGAAGTTCAGAACAATTCTAATATTAGTATAGATTGGTATGATTCTCCAAATGGTGGGAATTTGTTACTTGAAAATAGCTTTAGTTTTGAACCTGATAATGAAGGTACTTTTTATGCCGAAAGCACAACAATTGTTGGTAATTGCATTTCCCCAACCCGTACTCCAATTAGTTTAACTATAAACAGCACTCCTGAGAATGAAACCGAAAACATAGCCATTTGCCCAGGTGATTCCGTTATTTTGGATGCTGAAAGTTCAAATTTAACCTATCTTTGGTCAACCGATGAAACCACACCACAAATTGAAGTTGATGAAGCAGGCAGTTTTAGTGTTGAACGTACAACACCAAACGGTCGCACTTCTACAAAAATCTTTGAAGTAGCTTTCTTAGATGAAGCTGTCGTTAGTGATATTGTGAGTGATGGTCGAGATATTATTATCTCATTAGAAAACCAAGGCGATTTTTCTTTTTCAATAGACGGTCAAAATTTTCAGACTTCTCCAATTTTTGAAAACGTAGCTGGCGGTTTATACAATATAAGTATTCAAAGTAATGATTGTGGAATTCAAGTTATAGAATTTCCGCATTTAGAGATTCCTCAATTTTTTACCCCAAATGCCGATGGCTTTAATGACTTTTTTAGAATTCCAGCAGACAGGTTTTTTAATGAATTTAGCATCTATATTTTTGACCGATACGGAAAGTTAATTGCATCTGGAGTAAAGGCTCCTTTTGTTTGGGATGGGACGTATCAAGGCAAAGCTCTACCGTCACAAGACTATTGGTATAAAT